The following are encoded in a window of Roseimaritima ulvae genomic DNA:
- a CDS encoding FemAB family XrtA/PEP-CTERM system-associated protein: protein MTQLQTLDWPAPWPVISDAHIPQLNGHREEWISSVARGLRQRVYLVRARQGEAITGVLPLHLVKGPIFGRFLVSIPYLNTGGVWAKDVETATRLIDVACDLADQLNVRYLELRHEQAVEHPRLNFSRTDKVHMRLALPDSDEALMASFKSKLRSQIKKTGEYGLSVRFGGAEFLRDFYNVFAHNMRDLGTPVFPRGLFAAILEEFGDQAELCIVSKDSRAVAGALLVHADGVSEVPSASSLRAFNRTGANMLMYRHLLARSIERGSRTFDFGRSSQGSGTYKFKAQWGAQPHPAVWQYYVRKGSPEDMRPEASGKQRMVQLWQKLPVWLTRLIGPPIVRGIP, encoded by the coding sequence GTGACTCAGTTGCAAACGCTCGATTGGCCCGCACCCTGGCCGGTTATTTCCGACGCACATATACCGCAATTGAACGGGCACCGAGAGGAATGGATCTCCAGTGTCGCTCGGGGGCTGCGGCAGCGAGTGTATCTCGTTCGCGCGCGGCAAGGCGAGGCGATCACTGGAGTCCTGCCGTTACATCTTGTCAAAGGTCCGATCTTCGGTCGGTTCCTGGTCAGTATTCCTTACCTCAACACCGGCGGCGTGTGGGCGAAAGACGTGGAAACCGCCACGCGTTTGATCGACGTCGCCTGCGACTTGGCCGACCAACTGAATGTCCGTTACCTGGAACTGCGGCACGAGCAAGCCGTCGAACATCCACGGCTGAATTTTTCACGCACCGACAAAGTCCACATGCGACTGGCACTGCCTGACTCGGACGAAGCCTTGATGGCGTCGTTCAAATCGAAGCTCCGCAGCCAAATCAAAAAGACCGGTGAGTATGGGTTGTCCGTGCGGTTTGGCGGTGCGGAGTTTTTGCGGGACTTTTACAATGTGTTTGCCCACAACATGCGTGACCTGGGAACCCCGGTTTTCCCTCGCGGCTTGTTTGCCGCCATCCTGGAGGAATTTGGCGACCAAGCGGAACTGTGCATCGTCAGCAAAGACAGTCGGGCGGTCGCCGGTGCTTTGCTGGTCCATGCTGATGGAGTTAGTGAAGTCCCCAGCGCCAGCAGTCTGCGAGCCTTCAACCGCACCGGCGCCAACATGCTGATGTATCGCCATCTACTGGCACGTTCGATCGAACGGGGCAGCCGGACGTTCGATTTTGGACGCAGTAGCCAAGGCAGTGGCACCTACAAATTCAAAGCCCAGTGGGGTGCCCAGCCACACCCGGCCGTCTGGCAGTATTACGTCCGCAAAGGCTCGCCGGAAGACATGCGTCCAGAGGCCTCGGGCAAACAGCGGATGGTGCAACTTTGGCAAAAGTTACCGGTTTGGTTGACTCGTTTGATTGGGCCCCCGATCGTTCGTGGCATTCCCTAG
- a CDS encoding ABC transporter permease has product MLWNIAFRTLLCDRGKLLAGLIGVIFSVVLVNIQGGLFFGLINKASLLVDHSNADIWVGHRGMHNVDFPHGIPERWIHRVRSIPGVQRAEPLRIFFSEISLPDGNFEGVTVVGVTEGSDLGRPYEIVEGPQDALSYVDGVVVDRCDNEKLCEPEIGDIREIGGHRVRISGKCQGILSFLVTPYVFTSYDRAGEFSNSDPTMASYFLVRVEPGADREQVCQEIRRRLGDVTAVVSEEYAATSIQFWMTRTGIGLSFGAATFLGLLVGLVMVGQTLYAMVLDRISEFATLKAIGSTEREIIVLLGAQSTVVAVVGITIGMGLTVLIRSVFSSPRAEIAIPSGLYLASAVLVFTICLAASALPYLRVRRVDPHQVLQG; this is encoded by the coding sequence ATGCTTTGGAACATTGCTTTCCGAACCCTTCTATGTGACCGGGGCAAATTGCTGGCCGGCCTGATCGGGGTCATCTTTTCCGTTGTACTGGTCAATATCCAAGGCGGCCTGTTTTTCGGCTTGATCAACAAAGCCAGTTTGCTGGTCGACCATAGCAATGCGGATATTTGGGTCGGCCATCGTGGGATGCACAATGTCGACTTTCCCCACGGAATTCCCGAGCGTTGGATTCACCGCGTGCGGAGCATTCCGGGCGTGCAACGAGCCGAACCGCTGCGGATCTTTTTCTCCGAGATCAGCTTGCCCGACGGCAACTTTGAAGGAGTCACGGTGGTCGGTGTGACCGAGGGCAGCGATTTGGGGCGGCCTTACGAGATTGTCGAAGGCCCGCAGGACGCCCTGTCTTATGTCGATGGCGTGGTAGTGGATCGTTGTGATAATGAGAAACTGTGCGAACCGGAGATCGGCGACATTCGCGAAATCGGCGGGCACCGGGTGCGGATTAGCGGGAAGTGCCAGGGCATCTTAAGTTTTTTGGTAACGCCCTACGTGTTTACGTCTTATGATCGCGCCGGAGAATTCTCCAACTCCGACCCCACGATGGCTTCGTACTTCCTGGTACGTGTCGAACCGGGCGCCGACCGTGAGCAGGTCTGCCAAGAAATTCGCCGACGCCTAGGAGACGTCACCGCGGTGGTGTCCGAAGAGTATGCGGCGACCAGCATTCAGTTTTGGATGACCCGTACCGGAATCGGCCTTAGCTTTGGAGCGGCCACGTTTTTGGGGTTGCTGGTCGGCTTGGTCATGGTTGGGCAGACGCTGTACGCCATGGTGCTCGATCGGATCAGCGAGTTCGCGACGCTGAAGGCTATCGGTTCGACCGAGCGAGAAATCATCGTGCTGTTGGGCGCCCAATCCACGGTGGTCGCCGTGGTGGGAATCACCATCGGTATGGGGCTCACCGTGTTGATCCGCTCCGTATTCAGTTCGCCCCGCGCGGAAATCGCAATTCCCAGCGGACTCTATCTGGCCAGTGCCGTGCTGGTGTTCACGATTTGTTTGGCGGCATCGGCATTACCGTACCTGCGGGTGCGACGCGTCGACCCACACCAAGTTTTACAGGGATAG
- a CDS encoding ABC transporter ATP-binding protein — protein MTNHNVAPHAVPSASFAVGPGEPQHKVSPSSGESDPNSTPEIILRATGVSKSYSIGGEQRMVLNHVDFQAASRECVYLTGPSGSGKSTLLSILGCLLASDTGEISIAGQRVDLLTIALRTQIRRQHIGFVFQRFQLIRGLSAEDNVAFPLTLQGVSLADAREQAASLLQRVGLEHHRQALPASMSPGQCQRVALARAVITSPKLLLADEPTAALDSRSGSEVMELLMDLVATTGSATVVVTHDPRIFKYADRVCEIENGQFT, from the coding sequence ATGACAAACCACAACGTTGCCCCACACGCGGTACCGTCAGCATCCTTTGCCGTCGGTCCCGGAGAGCCCCAACACAAGGTCTCGCCGTCGTCGGGTGAGTCGGATCCGAACAGTACGCCGGAGATCATTCTTCGAGCCACCGGGGTCAGCAAGTCCTACAGCATCGGCGGCGAACAGCGAATGGTTTTGAACCACGTCGACTTTCAGGCTGCGTCACGAGAATGTGTGTATCTGACGGGGCCATCGGGAAGCGGCAAGAGCACATTGCTGTCGATTTTGGGTTGCCTGCTGGCTAGTGACACAGGCGAAATTTCCATCGCGGGGCAACGAGTGGATCTGCTGACGATTGCTCTCCGCACGCAGATCCGTCGTCAACACATCGGTTTCGTGTTTCAACGATTCCAATTGATTCGCGGGCTATCGGCCGAGGACAACGTGGCGTTTCCTCTGACGCTACAGGGCGTGTCCCTAGCGGACGCGCGTGAGCAAGCCGCAAGTCTGCTGCAGCGGGTGGGACTGGAGCATCATCGTCAAGCCCTACCGGCATCCATGAGTCCGGGACAGTGCCAGCGAGTGGCCTTGGCCCGGGCGGTGATCACTTCACCCAAATTGCTGCTCGCCGACGAACCCACCGCAGCTCTGGATTCCAGGTCCGGCAGCGAGGTGATGGAACTGTTAATGGATCTGGTAGCCACCACCGGGTCGGCTACCGTCGTGGTCACACACGACCCCCGCATCTTTAAATATGCCGACCGTGTTTGCGAAATTGAAAATGGGCAGTTCACATGA
- a CDS encoding HlyD family secretion protein, with the protein MKTLASVIVIMLIVGSAVVVSETHLGPTSPPSVSDLDRASQPAATATTMRAAGRIQGRTEEIELRAQLAEQVQRIHVAKGQWVSAGEILLTLDPSRLTAERDLAAAMLALAKAKKVRLQNGSRSTEIETARQEYQATMARLAGAQKAYDRNVELSRNDAVSKQTLDENHASLQSLQAMAAAAQGRLNTLLLPPREDELLAADAEIEAAQSRLQIAQINLDRTQIKAPSDGRILGLEAEVGELTGPDSPQPLIVMADTTQLRAVVEIDEFDALRVQLNQRCQITSDAAEGVLAHGEIAEMEPQMHPKRLFGQWAGERSDTYSRRIWVNLEDSVDLPIGLPVDVFIEAQ; encoded by the coding sequence ATGAAAACGCTGGCTTCCGTAATTGTCATCATGCTGATCGTGGGATCGGCGGTCGTTGTTAGTGAAACCCATCTGGGGCCCACTTCGCCGCCGTCCGTAAGCGATTTGGATCGAGCTTCACAACCGGCTGCCACTGCCACCACCATGCGTGCCGCCGGGCGTATCCAAGGACGTACCGAAGAGATTGAACTGCGAGCCCAACTGGCCGAGCAGGTGCAACGGATCCATGTGGCCAAAGGACAATGGGTATCGGCGGGCGAAATTTTACTGACGCTGGACCCCAGTCGCTTGACGGCCGAACGCGACTTGGCTGCCGCCATGCTGGCTTTGGCTAAGGCCAAAAAAGTACGGCTGCAAAACGGCTCGCGTTCGACCGAAATCGAAACCGCTCGACAGGAATATCAAGCCACGATGGCTCGTCTGGCGGGAGCCCAAAAAGCCTACGATCGCAATGTCGAACTGTCCAGAAATGACGCCGTCAGCAAACAGACGCTCGACGAAAACCATGCCAGCCTGCAGTCGCTGCAAGCCATGGCGGCGGCCGCCCAAGGACGCCTAAACACGCTGCTGCTGCCGCCCAGAGAAGACGAATTGCTGGCGGCCGACGCGGAAATCGAAGCCGCTCAGTCGCGTTTGCAAATCGCCCAGATCAATCTGGATCGGACCCAGATCAAGGCACCGAGCGACGGCCGTATCCTGGGGCTGGAAGCCGAAGTCGGTGAGTTGACCGGTCCCGATAGCCCGCAACCGCTGATCGTCATGGCCGACACCACCCAATTGCGTGCCGTGGTCGAAATCGATGAATTTGACGCTTTAAGAGTCCAACTAAACCAACGCTGCCAGATCACGTCCGACGCCGCCGAGGGCGTATTGGCCCATGGTGAAATCGCGGAAATGGAACCGCAAATGCACCCCAAACGCCTGTTTGGGCAATGGGCGGGAGAACGCAGCGATACCTACAGCCGACGAATTTGGGTTAACCTGGAAGATTCTGTCGATCTACCGATCGGACTTCCCGTGGACGTATTTATCGAGGCGCAGTAG
- a CDS encoding YdcF family protein — MTEPLSSTENKWRRRCWLVLAAWLLSTFLMSFEEVRAVVAWPLVVNDPAASGDAAYVMADGYAYMERLRMASDLYHMKRVPKIILLNEQQPAGYNFTRQRLETRVQRAIDYLELYGVPNEIIATVDVPPTTALGSRSEARAVASQYPELKRIVVVTSAPHTRRSRLCFRRACAEDVTVQVVAASGASESAEIDEPLWLEYCKLAIYYICA, encoded by the coding sequence ATGACCGAGCCACTGAGCTCAACGGAGAACAAGTGGCGACGTCGGTGTTGGCTGGTCTTGGCGGCTTGGTTGCTGTCGACGTTCCTGATGTCATTCGAAGAGGTCCGGGCCGTGGTCGCCTGGCCCTTGGTGGTCAACGATCCGGCGGCTAGCGGCGACGCGGCGTATGTAATGGCCGACGGCTATGCCTATATGGAACGCTTGCGAATGGCCTCGGACCTGTACCACATGAAACGGGTTCCAAAAATCATCCTGCTGAATGAACAACAGCCCGCCGGTTACAACTTTACGCGACAGCGTCTGGAAACGCGTGTACAACGAGCGATCGACTATCTGGAACTGTACGGAGTGCCCAACGAAATCATTGCGACCGTGGATGTTCCGCCAACGACCGCTCTGGGCTCGCGGAGCGAAGCCAGGGCCGTAGCCAGCCAATACCCAGAACTGAAGCGCATCGTTGTCGTCACCTCCGCGCCGCATACCCGCAGGAGCCGACTGTGTTTCCGGCGAGCCTGTGCCGAGGACGTGACGGTTCAAGTCGTGGCGGCCAGCGGAGCGAGCGAAAGTGCTGAAATCGACGAACCACTGTGGCTGGAATATTGCAAATTAGCGATCTACTACATTTGCGCATGA
- a CDS encoding GumC domain-containing protein: MRPPMNTPHSQTADTDSTPRLSSFVAGCLTMVAWSVLGLTIGVGGGYFLYVKKPAEFQSVAVLQVQHQATTDTDDSQIILSDPVLNRAVSEHRLDRLPSLQAPGANRNQNNNKKNNPPARDVISQLRRHIKLQRRPLAAAAPDAIYEVQCHAASSSDSEAIANAVVSSYVQYLSATDNQTAWKSAIELLQSARNESLERIAELEKQRVPLKLPANASLEAGEVISAEAVRWDRLRSESARFHEEYIQANAQIQRTESLITEGAAADDILAALGMSVDAAPTTAPAADASADASAVKAAEQQKRILAERAKIRADVERDLVPLNQELDRLLKIVASEHPKVRGVQKRIDKVLERLNDMPPLPKRSPSAGQPKTQDTARQETTGPSKGTLVTARLRALRTRRDQLGQQMSDVDAQLKQAAERVSKQKTELQEDARFRREITLEQQLADRATEQLETILRTPPEPATQAAVVSLAEPGVQVTPHLGPHLLIGAAAGVLLGLVLGGLFLLTSAAGEPEGDGA; the protein is encoded by the coding sequence ATGCGTCCTCCAATGAACACGCCCCATTCTCAGACCGCTGATACCGATTCGACGCCACGGCTTAGTTCGTTCGTTGCAGGCTGCTTGACGATGGTCGCTTGGAGCGTGCTGGGACTAACGATCGGCGTCGGTGGTGGCTATTTTTTGTATGTCAAGAAACCGGCGGAGTTTCAGTCGGTGGCGGTCCTGCAAGTGCAGCATCAGGCAACGACCGACACGGACGATTCGCAAATAATCCTCAGCGATCCGGTGCTGAACCGCGCGGTCAGCGAGCATCGCCTCGACCGTTTGCCCAGCCTGCAGGCGCCGGGCGCGAATCGCAACCAAAACAACAACAAGAAAAACAATCCTCCGGCGCGTGATGTCATATCGCAGCTACGGCGGCACATCAAACTGCAACGGCGACCGCTCGCGGCTGCAGCTCCGGACGCCATCTATGAGGTCCAATGCCACGCGGCTTCATCGAGCGATAGTGAAGCCATCGCCAACGCGGTGGTGAGTTCTTATGTTCAATATCTTTCCGCGACCGACAACCAAACGGCCTGGAAATCGGCGATCGAGTTATTGCAGTCGGCCCGCAACGAAAGCTTGGAACGGATCGCGGAATTAGAGAAGCAACGCGTCCCGCTGAAGCTTCCCGCCAACGCATCGCTGGAGGCCGGAGAGGTGATCTCGGCCGAAGCCGTACGTTGGGATCGGCTCCGCAGCGAATCCGCGCGATTCCACGAAGAATACATCCAGGCGAACGCTCAAATACAGCGAACTGAATCTCTAATCACCGAGGGCGCGGCGGCGGACGACATCCTGGCAGCGCTGGGCATGTCGGTCGATGCCGCTCCGACAACCGCGCCGGCAGCCGACGCTTCCGCCGACGCTTCCGCCGTAAAGGCGGCGGAACAGCAAAAACGAATCCTCGCCGAACGGGCTAAGATCCGCGCCGATGTGGAACGTGATCTGGTGCCGCTGAATCAAGAACTCGATCGCTTGCTGAAGATTGTCGCCTCGGAACACCCCAAGGTCCGTGGCGTGCAAAAGAGAATCGATAAGGTACTGGAGCGACTGAATGACATGCCGCCGCTGCCGAAGCGTTCGCCTTCCGCAGGTCAGCCCAAGACGCAAGACACTGCCAGGCAAGAAACGACCGGGCCTTCCAAAGGAACCCTCGTCACGGCTCGACTGCGAGCCCTACGCACTCGCCGGGACCAACTGGGGCAGCAGATGTCAGACGTCGACGCTCAACTGAAACAAGCCGCCGAGCGGGTATCCAAGCAGAAAACCGAGCTGCAAGAAGACGCGCGCTTTCGCCGTGAAATCACCCTGGAGCAACAACTGGCCGATCGAGCGACGGAGCAGTTGGAGACGATTTTACGCACGCCCCCGGAGCCGGCAACGCAAGCGGCGGTGGTCAGCTTGGCGGAGCCCGGAGTCCAGGTAACGCCGCACCTCGGTCCGCATTTGCTGATTGGTGCCGCGGCCGGAGTGCTGCTGGGGCTGGTCCTGGGCGGCCTGTTCCTGCTTACCTCCGCAGCCGGCGAACCGGAAGGTGACGGGGCGTGA
- a CDS encoding sugar phosphate isomerase/epimerase family protein produces the protein MYSSNRRQFLTLASAAALAGGAATTSPLAAAEDTSTATTAAADTDSRYNPRPAIAAYSFRKHFSWSRGKAQQPLAPKMDLRGFIDFCAAQRAAAELTTYFFPPEIHTAELLDLKRYAFRSGVTICGTAVGNRFDEYTGERLEQDIAAAEQWIDRTALLGGSHIRLFAGKAKTLADAGRFAASVAAVQRCARRAAERGVMIGLENHGGITAETLLRFVDAVDSDWVGINLDTGNFPTEPYKQLRACAPRAVHVQWKVAIRDEQGKHNEADFERLATILRDVQYSGFVAMEYEEPGDAYQATADALQRMKTALGV, from the coding sequence ATGTATTCTTCCAACCGCCGTCAGTTTTTAACTCTCGCATCCGCCGCGGCATTGGCTGGCGGAGCCGCGACCACCAGCCCCTTGGCGGCCGCTGAGGACACTTCGACAGCGACGACAGCAGCGGCTGACACCGATTCGCGATACAACCCTCGCCCGGCGATCGCGGCTTATTCGTTCCGCAAACATTTTTCCTGGTCGCGAGGTAAAGCCCAACAGCCGCTGGCCCCGAAAATGGACCTTCGCGGCTTCATCGATTTCTGCGCGGCCCAGCGAGCCGCCGCGGAACTGACGACCTATTTCTTCCCGCCCGAGATCCACACCGCCGAACTGTTGGACCTAAAACGTTATGCCTTTCGCAGCGGCGTGACGATCTGTGGCACCGCGGTCGGCAATCGCTTCGACGAATACACCGGCGAGCGGCTTGAGCAGGACATTGCCGCCGCCGAACAGTGGATCGACCGCACCGCCTTGTTAGGCGGATCCCACATTCGGCTGTTTGCCGGCAAAGCGAAAACGCTGGCCGATGCCGGACGGTTCGCGGCCAGCGTCGCAGCCGTACAGCGTTGTGCTCGGCGCGCGGCCGAGCGTGGGGTGATGATCGGTTTGGAAAACCACGGTGGCATCACCGCCGAGACGCTGCTGCGGTTTGTCGATGCGGTCGACAGCGACTGGGTGGGCATCAATCTGGACACCGGCAATTTTCCCACCGAGCCCTACAAGCAGCTGCGGGCCTGTGCGCCGCGAGCGGTCCACGTGCAATGGAAAGTTGCCATCCGCGACGAGCAGGGCAAACACAACGAAGCCGATTTCGAACGCTTGGCGACGATCCTCCGCGACGTCCAGTACAGCGGTTTCGTGGCCATGGAATACGAGGAACCCGGCGACGCCTACCAAGCCACCGCCGACGCGTTGCAAAGAATGAAAACCGCGTTGGGCGTGTAG
- a CDS encoding PVC-type heme-binding CxxCH protein: MTRFWLAVWAVCFWQATVTAADTPNAPVVAEASEEAQQSLQQMKVPAQWRAELFAAEPLVANIVAFDVDYQGRLFVVESFRQNKGVTDNRGHDEQWLMADLSAKTVQDRIDYHKRLLPDGGESYTTEIDRVRRLVDQDGDGVADQVSTFAEGFNRLEEGSAAGVLARGDKLYMTCIPKLWKLVDADQDGKVDESIVMSDGYGVRVAFRGHDLHGLVIGPDGRLYFSIGDRGYHVTTAEGKRLSDPASGAVFRCELDGSGLEVFARGLRNPQELAFNDLGDLFTGDNNSDSGDRARLVHVLEGGDTGWRMYYQYLPDRGPFNRQRIWEPFHDEQPAYLVPPIANFADGPSGLAYYPGTGFGDRLQDTFLLADFRGTPANSGIRSFRLEPDGAFYKLGENEKLIWSVLATDVMFGPGGAIWISDWVDGWNGEGKGRVYRVLDADAQQRDTAAEVQQILTIDWNTPDKAQLQQWLSHPDRRVRLEAQWQLAERAELETLLAVVGDATLPHVPRLHGIWGADQIVRRQTPLPSGAQPTPASQSRAAALETMVKLLNDEQSAVRAAAAKFIGDNTPPRTASAVTLAELRKRLGDEQARVQYFAAMALAKLADAEAVAAIVEMLEANNNRDPALRHAGMMALVGCATPQQIAALKTHASVPVRRVAVVALRRLQHPLAADFLADSSPLVVLEAAMAIHDEPIGVGLDALAQLAVTSAADESLVRRVLNANYRLGTPEAAQRLATFAERAGASEAMRLEALEMLANWQQPDPRDRVLNDVRPLSARPTADAKAALKDVMPGLLRAPEAIKTKAVALAAGMGLDAVVPVLLQRITAQDLQPQARASALRSLAKLDTAQALTASRQSLKSNQPTLRIAALDVIADKEPAAAVPLLKSATQSPTMEERQRAWDLLAAVKEAVARDVIAAGIRSYLEGNVPPDTQLNLLQAAEGKLDKDLQAKLDANIAERNAANPLGKWLTSLEGGNAAAGQKLFTGKTEVSCVRCHKVAGKGGEVGPDLSGIGKLRDRRYLLEAIVLPDAAIAKGFETAVLADDLGVTYTGIVLKENDDTIELIQADGKRVELDLETIVARKKGKSAMPADIIKSLSPRELRDLIAYLASLTEPPKKSDNAPEGH; the protein is encoded by the coding sequence TTGACCCGTTTTTGGTTGGCCGTCTGGGCGGTCTGTTTTTGGCAGGCTACCGTCACGGCGGCGGATACGCCCAACGCGCCGGTGGTCGCCGAGGCCTCCGAGGAAGCTCAACAATCGCTTCAGCAAATGAAGGTCCCGGCTCAATGGCGAGCCGAATTGTTTGCCGCCGAACCGCTGGTGGCCAATATCGTGGCTTTCGATGTCGACTATCAGGGCCGCCTGTTTGTGGTCGAATCGTTTCGCCAAAACAAAGGCGTGACGGATAATCGCGGACACGACGAACAATGGTTGATGGCCGATCTGTCGGCCAAGACGGTGCAGGATCGCATTGACTACCACAAGCGTCTGCTGCCCGATGGTGGCGAATCGTACACCACCGAAATCGATCGGGTGCGGCGATTGGTCGATCAGGACGGCGACGGGGTGGCCGACCAGGTCAGTACCTTCGCCGAAGGCTTCAATCGTCTGGAGGAAGGCAGCGCTGCGGGCGTCCTGGCTCGTGGCGACAAACTCTACATGACCTGCATCCCGAAGCTCTGGAAATTGGTCGATGCCGATCAGGACGGCAAGGTCGACGAATCGATCGTGATGTCCGATGGCTACGGCGTCCGCGTGGCCTTTCGCGGGCACGACCTGCACGGTTTAGTGATCGGACCCGATGGCCGCTTGTACTTCAGCATCGGCGACCGCGGCTACCACGTGACCACGGCCGAAGGCAAACGGCTGTCGGACCCGGCTTCCGGCGCGGTGTTCCGTTGTGAGCTGGACGGCAGCGGTTTGGAGGTCTTCGCCCGCGGTCTCCGCAATCCGCAAGAACTGGCGTTTAACGATCTTGGCGATTTGTTCACCGGCGACAACAACAGCGACAGCGGCGACCGCGCCCGGCTGGTCCACGTGCTCGAAGGCGGCGACACCGGCTGGCGGATGTACTACCAGTACCTGCCCGATCGTGGACCCTTCAACCGACAACGCATCTGGGAACCGTTCCATGACGAACAGCCCGCCTATCTGGTGCCGCCGATCGCCAATTTTGCCGACGGACCTTCGGGGTTGGCTTATTATCCCGGCACCGGGTTTGGCGACCGCTTGCAGGATACCTTCCTGTTAGCCGATTTTCGCGGCACCCCGGCCAACAGTGGAATCCGATCCTTCCGGCTCGAACCCGATGGCGCGTTTTACAAACTGGGTGAAAACGAAAAACTGATCTGGAGCGTATTGGCGACCGACGTGATGTTCGGACCGGGCGGAGCGATTTGGATTTCCGACTGGGTGGACGGCTGGAACGGCGAAGGTAAGGGACGCGTCTATCGCGTGTTGGATGCCGACGCCCAGCAGCGTGACACCGCCGCCGAGGTCCAACAGATTCTGACCATCGATTGGAACACGCCCGATAAGGCGCAGCTGCAGCAGTGGTTGTCGCATCCGGATCGTCGTGTGCGCTTGGAAGCGCAGTGGCAACTGGCGGAGCGAGCGGAATTGGAAACTTTGTTGGCGGTCGTCGGTGATGCCACGTTGCCGCATGTGCCGCGTTTGCACGGGATCTGGGGAGCCGATCAGATCGTCCGCCGTCAGACCCCGTTGCCCAGCGGCGCTCAGCCCACGCCGGCGTCTCAGTCCAGGGCCGCGGCGCTAGAGACGATGGTGAAGTTGTTAAACGACGAGCAATCCGCCGTGCGTGCCGCGGCAGCCAAATTTATCGGTGACAACACGCCGCCTCGCACCGCTTCGGCCGTGACCCTGGCGGAACTCCGCAAGCGGCTGGGCGACGAGCAAGCTCGGGTGCAATATTTTGCTGCCATGGCGTTGGCCAAGCTGGCCGACGCAGAAGCCGTGGCAGCCATCGTGGAGATGCTGGAGGCCAACAACAATCGTGATCCCGCCCTGCGACATGCCGGCATGATGGCTTTGGTGGGCTGCGCCACGCCACAGCAGATCGCCGCTTTGAAGACTCACGCCAGCGTGCCCGTTCGCCGCGTTGCGGTGGTGGCTTTGCGTCGTCTGCAACATCCTTTGGCCGCCGACTTTCTGGCCGACAGTTCGCCGCTGGTGGTGCTGGAAGCCGCGATGGCGATCCATGACGAACCGATCGGCGTCGGTTTGGACGCATTGGCTCAATTGGCCGTCACGTCGGCGGCTGATGAGTCGTTGGTGCGGCGGGTGCTGAATGCCAACTATCGACTGGGGACGCCGGAAGCCGCCCAACGCTTGGCTACGTTTGCCGAACGCGCCGGAGCCTCCGAAGCAATGCGGTTGGAAGCTTTGGAGATGCTGGCCAATTGGCAGCAACCGGATCCTCGCGATCGGGTGTTGAACGATGTCCGCCCCTTGTCGGCACGTCCCACGGCCGATGCCAAAGCCGCCCTCAAAGACGTCATGCCGGGCTTGCTGCGAGCTCCCGAAGCGATCAAGACCAAGGCGGTGGCGTTGGCTGCCGGCATGGGCTTGGACGCCGTCGTGCCGGTGTTGTTGCAGCGCATTACAGCTCAAGATTTGCAGCCGCAGGCGCGAGCGTCGGCACTGCGATCGCTGGCCAAACTCGACACGGCTCAAGCCCTGACCGCGTCCCGGCAGTCGCTGAAAAGCAACCAGCCGACGTTGCGGATCGCCGCATTGGATGTGATCGCCGACAAAGAACCCGCCGCGGCAGTGCCCTTGCTGAAATCGGCAACGCAAAGCCCGACGATGGAGGAACGGCAGCGAGCGTGGGATCTGTTGGCTGCGGTCAAAGAGGCCGTTGCCCGGGACGTCATCGCGGCCGGCATTCGCAGCTACTTGGAAGGCAATGTGCCGCCCGACACCCAGCTGAATCTGCTGCAGGCCGCCGAAGGCAAACTGGACAAAGACCTGCAGGCGAAGTTGGATGCGAACATTGCCGAGCGGAATGCGGCCAATCCGTTGGGGAAATGGTTGACCAGTTTGGAAGGTGGCAATGCTGCGGCGGGGCAAAAACTGTTTACCGGTAAAACGGAAGTATCCTGCGTGCGGTGTCACAAAGTCGCTGGTAAAGGCGGCGAAGTCGGCCCGGATTTGAGCGGGATCGGCAAACTGCGTGACCGTCGCTATTTGCTCGAAGCCATCGTGTTGCCAGATGCCGCGATCGCCAAAGGATTCGAAACGGCCGTCCTGGCCGATGATCTAGGCGTGACCTATACCGGCATCGTGTTAAAAGAAAACGACGACACGATCGAATTGATCCAAGCCGATGGGAAGCGCGTCGAGTTGGATCTGGAGACGATCGTGGCGCGAAAGAAAGGCAAGTCGGCGATGCCGGCAGACATTATTAAGTCGCTTTCGCCCCGCGAGCTGCGAGACCTGATCGCCTACCTGGCATCGTTAACCGAGCCGCCTAAAAAGAGCGACAACGCCCCCGAAGGCCATTAG